In the genome of Fusarium poae strain DAOMC 252244 chromosome 1, whole genome shotgun sequence, the window AGCAGCGTATTGTATTACCTACCCGGTAGGTAGATTAGAGTCCAGCCTGGATGATTGAACCTGATACCGAGAACGAATGTGCGATGCCAACCTGGAATTCAAGTCAATGCTTATCTCCAGTGATCTTTTTGGGGCCTAAGTTGATGATCACTCTACACATCCGTTTATCACTTGTGTACTGAAGTAAAGAGTAAGCGGGCTAATTTGTACCTCTAGGTAGGCAGGAATCAGTCGATGATTCATCAAAAGAGTATCTGTAACAACTGAGCCCCGTGAGACAGGCTATGGGATAGCCTACCTACTACTAATCTATCTATCAGGTACCATCTAGTCTACtgaggtacctaggtagtttcctctgaagatgatgaaccTCTCTGCATGCGAGAGCAGCCTCCATTATTACCTACTAATATCCCACTGCTAGTGGAGGTCCTCAATGACTCCACCTGCCGTCCATAGCATTATTGAGACATGGATTCTCCGCACCTTCAGTGTGTACAACAGTAGTACACATGGCTCTGATTGGCCACTTCGCCGATGCGTCACCTCTGACTCGCTCCTCTCCGATTCAGTCAGCCTGTATGAGTGAGTAGGCCTACCTGCTATTGTTGGATATTTTGACTTTCAGTTCCATACATTTTTATCCCAGTCATTGTTTCAACTACAAAAAGCGCGTTGCGCTTTGTCACGTACTGTTTCGGGTTTTATCATTGACTTATTTCATCACACCCTACAGATAACTTCCACATTGGCTGATTTACGTCATGCTTTACATCTCCTGAGCTGGTAACTGACCGCCTCAACACAGCCCTCCCTAGAGTCGTGATCGTTTCATTATCACTGATCTCTTATTACGACTCACACCATTTCTCAGAAATACTAGCAAGATGATAACTCGAATACACCACGAACTCCCCTTTCTCGTTATTGGATATTCCGCCATATTATCACATCTATCACAGTGCCCATCATTATCAATATCTTGACTTAAAGGACTCAATTAAAAACCACTTTAATCCTGAACCTGGTCtgcttttcctcttcttcgccttGGAAGCTGCTTTCCGCTATCGGAACAGCCATGTCTGTCTTCACCTATGATCCAGATCCTCCAAGGGTCTCATCTCCTTGGATGAAGCTCAATGATTCTGGCAAGGATGAATCCCGACATTTAGGCTCAGAAGTTTTTGAATCACCTCGGCAGCCAGGATCCGGATTGTTATCCGACTACGGAGTGACCAAACTTCACGCCGAGCCACAAGACGGCCCCACGGAATATAAACTTCATCTACTCCTTCGACCGCGGAGAGTGTTCATGCGCATGAGTACAACCAATAAGTCGCGCCATGGACGACTCAAGTCGTCAGTACCTTCTCCCGCTGCGTCCAGCCAGCCTCGACAACAGAGACTCGAGCACTTGACGACTCAACTCTTGTGGAGATTACAGCAGTCTTCCCCCTATCACTTGTCCAGCTCCAAAGAACTGGCACTCCCCAAGCTTCCAGACGACAACGTTGATCTTACTGCTCCTGTGAAGCTCAGTAAACTTGTCCCCGGTTTGGAAGAGTCCAGGGGGGCTTTGTACGAAATAGGCGTCGCCGACGATGGCACGCTTGTTGGCCTTACCAAGGACGAGATGGATGAGAGTATTACAACTTTGAGAGTCATGGCTGCAAGTTTGGGTTGCACTGTCGATGTTTGTCGGAGAGTTATCGTCGGTGATTGTGAATGGGCCGAGTTTACAGAACTAATTGACAGTAATGTGGTCCTGCCAGATGAAGTCATCAGAAGCGGCAAACTCTGGGTCGCCGAAGCACTCGTCATGCCTTACCTTGGGTTGATAAACGGAGGAAACAGAGAAAGCAGCACCACCTGCACCAAACATTCTGCGGCAGAGAACATTGCTATGCCTAGCCGTGGTAGTTCGTCCACGCCACAGTTGAGAGTCACCTTCACTGGGCCTACAACCTCCGGTAAATCGAGTCTGCTGGGAACATTATCAACGGGGATTCTGGACAATGGCCGTGGCAACAGTCGCCTTAATTTGCTCAAACATAGGCACGAAATGGTTACAGGAGTTACGAGCTCGATAGCTCAGGAACTCATCGGATACAAGGACCAGTCGATTCTCAACTGCAGCCATGGAAATATTGAGTCCTGGATAGATATCCACGACTGTTCTGAAGGTGGTCGCTTAGTATTTGTGTCAGACTCCGCGGGACATCCAAGGTATCGACGCACAGTCCTTCGTGGTTTGATGAACTGGGCTCCTCACTGGATCATCCTATGTTTGGCGGCCGACGATACAGAAATAGCGACGAAGAGCCAAGGAGTGTCAAATCACCTGGGTGTCTCAGCAGGCGGTGTTGATCTTGTCAAAGCACACCTGACCCTGTCACTGAAACTGGACATTCCTTTGGCAGTCGTCGTTACCAAAATGGATATTGCTTCCAAGATGAGTGCGCATAAAATCACCAACAAGGTTTTATCAGCTGTCAAAGAAGCTGGGCGTGTACCAAAAATCCTTCGGCCTGATCAGAATATAGGGGGAGATCTCACTAGAGTGCCCGATGACGACTCTGCCAAAGTGAAGGACTTATTGAAGGGGATCACTGAGGGTGGAAATCTGACTGAGATTGTTCCAATAGCCTTCTCGAGTGCAGTCAAGGGGAGTGGAATTGGCCTTTTGCATGCACTTTTGGAAAACCTACCACTGCCACCTACACCAACAGCGCGCGATTATATCGGCATGGCGTTGAATCCGGAACAGCCCAAGTGCCTCTTTCATATCGATGATACATTTTCTTTATCGGCATCTTATGGTAATTTGTCCAATGGCTCTGGAGAAATGGCTGGCCTCGATATTGTTGTATCTGGTCACCTCAGGTTTGGGCAATTTTCTGTTGGGGACAAGATCGTTGTTGGGCCTTTCCCGCCAGAGGATGACGAACCTCGCGAGTTAACTCCAGAGGGTAGACAATCTCCAAGTAGTTATGGACTGTCGATCTCGCACCCATCATCAGCAGAGCTGGCCCGCATTGCCATGAAGAACGCTGTATCTGCGTCGGCAATTGCAGGGGAGTGGCATGATGCTCAGATTGTAAGCATACGTAATCTGAGGCTTCCAGTCTCAACTCTTGAAGCCGGGCAAGCTGGGTCAATTGGCCTCAATATCCGACCACTAGCAACTCGTTCCCAGAACGGCAATATAAACCACACCGCTGTTGCCGAGATTCCTCGTATTCGCCGGGGCATGATCTTAGCAATACCGTCGAAACATATGGCAGATACTGGATTAAAGTTGCAAGCTGCAAGCGGATTCACGGCGGTTTTTGAAGACCCAGACATTCATACGCTGGCCGCTGGCTCTTTCGTAAACATATACATTGCTAGCATTCGAACGGTAGCGCGCATCCGCCGAATATCTCACCGAGACAACGGATGGGACGCTGGGGCGGAGTACACGGGTGAGATGGAGGAGATTTTCAACCTCAACGATGAATCTGATCTGAACAATGTTAGAAATGAGAGCGATCAGCGCAAGGGCGGAGTCGAGATGGGCCTGGAGCTTCTACATCACCGAGAATGGATAGAGATGGGTTCACGAGTTATACTGTTGGAGGGTGGGAGTCAGGATAAATCAGGGCTGGAGGGTTTTGTTGGTAAGGTCGTTGAGATCGTCGACTAACGGTTTGAGCGTGTTTGTTTTTCAGAATACTGTTGTATTATTGACGGTAGCATTTTCGgatttctttttgtcttgtaTACTTTCGttatataatagttactTCATGGCACAGTTCGTTTCTTGGATGCCGCATTGCCATTTTAACAATTCTCTCATCATAACTCCAAAGACGCCAAAGGTAGATGCAGATTCCTGGTACTGTTGACCTATGCCCTAACCAATCCATAAAATAATGTCCACGTCAAGACGAAACCAGAGATGCCATTGAAGATGCCGCCGACCCAGAAATCGAAGAGTCCCCGGTAGAACCGCGAAGGATCGAGAGGAGCATGACCTTTAGGGAGCGATTCAGGAGCAACCTTGAGAACGTAAAAGAGGAGAGTGGTGATGAAAGAGAAGACGATGTAGACGAGGAAGCCGTAGTAGGACTCAAGACCGAGAACTCCAGCTGTGACTCCGAAGAGGGAAGCAGTAAGACTGTGGAGATTGGAAAGAGCCTGGGCGTAGAAAATGTCAGCAAATTCCATATCAGAGCCGATCGATATCATGGATGGGTAGCTACTGACCTTGGTGTTGTGGATCATGGACTCAGGGACGATTGGGTTGATCTGGAGTTCGCGTTCGGAAGGCATTGTTGCGAATATACAAGGATGGCCGTGCTCGTATTGATCGATCGCTTATAGTCGGTGAATATTTTCGGACAACAACAGGCAGAATTATGAATAGCTTCGTATCCTCGTAGGAAGCTATCAAGGCGCGACACTGACTGTGCCCATGATGACAGCGTGTCGGTCCGTCCTAAGCTCCGAGGACCGAAGAGTGAAGTGGAGTCGACCAACCAGTGTAACCAATCTAGAGCTCGGTCCAGCTACCGACATATGA includes:
- a CDS encoding hypothetical protein (TransMembrane:3 (i27-44o50-70i91-116o)), whose amino-acid sequence is MPSERELQINPIVPESMIHNTKALSNLHSLTASLFGVTAGVLGLESYYGFLVYIVFSFITTLLFYVLKVAPESLPKGHAPLDPSRFYRGLFDFWVGGIFNGISGFVLTWTLFYGLVRA
- a CDS encoding hypothetical protein (BUSCO:8133at5125), with protein sequence MSVFTYDPDPPRVSSPWMKLNDSGKDESRHLGSEVFESPRQPGSGLLSDYGVTKLHAEPQDGPTEYKLHLLLRPRRVFMRMSTTNKSRHGRLKSSVPSPAASSQPRQQRLEHLTTQLLWRLQQSSPYHLSSSKELALPKLPDDNVDLTAPVKLSKLVPGLEESRGALYEIGVADDGTLVGLTKDEMDESITTLRVMAASLGCTVDVCRRVIVGDCEWAEFTELIDSNVVLPDEVIRSGKLWVAEALVMPYLGLINGGNRESSTTCTKHSAAENIAMPSRGSSSTPQLRVTFTGPTTSGKSSLLGTLSTGILDNGRGNSRLNLLKHRHEMVTGVTSSIAQELIGYKDQSILNCSHGNIESWIDIHDCSEGGRLVFVSDSAGHPRYRRTVLRGLMNWAPHWIILCLAADDTEIATKSQGVSNHLGVSAGGVDLVKAHLTLSLKLDIPLAVVVTKMDIASKMSAHKITNKVLSAVKEAGRVPKILRPDQNIGGDLTRVPDDDSAKVKDLLKGITEGGNLTEIVPIAFSSAVKGSGIGLLHALLENLPLPPTPTARDYIGMALNPEQPKCLFHIDDTFSLSASYGNLSNGSGEMAGLDIVVSGHLRFGQFSVGDKIVVGPFPPEDDEPRELTPEGRQSPSSYGLSISHPSSAELARIAMKNAVSASAIAGEWHDAQIVSIRNLRLPVSTLEAGQAGSIGLNIRPLATRSQNGNINHTAVAEIPRIRRGMILAIPSKHMADTGLKLQAASGFTAVFEDPDIHTLAAGSFVNIYIASIRTVARIRRISHRDNGWDAGAEYTGEMEEIFNLNDESDLNNVRNESDQRKGGVEMGLELLHHREWIEMGSRVILLEGGSQDKSGLEGFVGKVVEIVD